One segment of Actinomycetota bacterium DNA contains the following:
- a CDS encoding GNAT family N-acetyltransferase encodes MDEVERRHLERTLAGAEAALVRFGTVTQHKSRWRIAATLCTKGVTLVQLGRYEEGLAVCSEVLARYGTADEAPTRALLAGALRYRRAALAGLGRTEDEVAACDETVARFGEATDPILRDQAAAALVDKGDLLAAAGQEAGAATAWRQALQRYRSAGDATPELGPALEHARRRLAALPVDLRPCRPDDEEAAAALIIRAFEEFRPEISQQFWERFVAGAHQQATRPRGTELVVAEQAGTLLGAVTYCPAGGRYGGASWPAVWSAIRLLGVDPSARGLGVGRLLAAWCVARARELGDEAIGLHTSGFMIPARRIYEALGFERWPDLDVTPEGAPPALAYRLLLA; translated from the coding sequence ATGGACGAGGTTGAGCGCCGCCACCTGGAGCGCACCCTGGCTGGCGCCGAGGCCGCCCTGGTGCGCTTCGGGACGGTCACCCAGCACAAATCCCGTTGGCGGATAGCCGCCACCCTGTGCACCAAGGGGGTGACTCTCGTGCAGCTGGGCCGCTACGAGGAGGGCCTGGCGGTGTGCTCGGAGGTGCTGGCCCGCTACGGGACCGCCGACGAGGCGCCTACCCGGGCGTTGCTGGCCGGGGCCCTGCGCTACCGGCGTGCCGCCCTGGCCGGACTCGGGCGCACCGAGGACGAGGTGGCGGCGTGCGACGAGACCGTCGCCCGCTTCGGCGAAGCAACGGACCCGATCCTGCGCGACCAGGCGGCCGCCGCCCTGGTGGACAAGGGTGACCTGCTGGCCGCTGCCGGCCAGGAGGCCGGTGCGGCGACCGCCTGGCGGCAGGCCCTCCAGCGCTACAGATCGGCAGGCGACGCCACCCCCGAGCTGGGCCCCGCGCTCGAGCATGCCCGGCGCCGGTTGGCTGCGCTGCCGGTGGACCTGCGCCCGTGCCGTCCCGACGACGAGGAGGCGGCGGCCGCGCTCATCATCCGGGCATTCGAGGAGTTCCGGCCCGAGATCAGCCAGCAGTTCTGGGAGCGGTTCGTCGCCGGGGCACACCAGCAGGCCACCCGGCCGCGGGGCACCGAGCTCGTCGTCGCCGAGCAGGCGGGGACGCTGCTCGGTGCGGTGACCTACTGCCCGGCGGGGGGCAGGTACGGCGGGGCGTCCTGGCCCGCCGTGTGGAGCGCCATCCGGCTGCTGGGCGTCGACCCCAGCGCCCGCGGGCTGGGCGTGGGGCGGCTCCTGGCGGCCTGGTGCGTGGCCCGGGCCCGGGAGCTGGGCGATGAGGCGATCGGCCTGCACACCTCCGGGTTCATGATTCCCGCCCGGCGGATCTACGAGGCCCTAGGCTTCGAGCGCTGGCCCGACCTGGACGTCACCCCGGAGGGTGCCCCCCCGGCGCTCGCCTACCGCCTGCTGCTGGCCTGA
- a CDS encoding AAA family ATPase produces MPGRQSSPELIGRTGELGQLVRALERASSGAGTSVLLTGESGVGKTRLLTEFVGQVRDRATVLAGACLDIADGPPPYWPVLDALGTLPEAVGLPGIPGTGAPDVSVDAGSALDAAGLQRAQEQRFALLLEALRAAARRRPVVLVIEDLHWSDRSTRDLLTYLGGHLPGTAVLLILSYRSDAVAADRSLVTWLGERLRAGTEFIDLPRLTRPEVTAQLTSILGGPPKPEIADAVWMGSEGNAFFAEEILAALVSGRSEIPATLRQVLSGRLALLSGPAAQALAMVSAAGSPVRHDLLAAIGLMSEADLLKATREAVEHQVLLVDSRTGGYSFRHALLRDSVDEQLLPAERTTLHRLCAQALEADPQRAVGSARAAIAAHWFAAGDPERAVPALLEAAAEAEAGSGFAEACLLLERALGLWDRAPRATGGLDHAQVLLQAAELANLAGDHDRAVQLAERAIDVLGPDQPSARSAGAWERLGRFQWDAGASEDALAAYRRAAELTAADRESPVGARVLGAQASALMLAGRYQESQPAAEEALALARRLGLRREEGEVLAVLGFDLAYLGNPAGTSLLHDARAIAEADGDADAIARSFIHLARLLSEPLSLFDEAISVADEGIARARDLGLERFHGAALQALAVNTLFRVGRWGEAGQRLQEAFDRNPEGAAALDLALARAKISMATGDFAGAAADLRAVAAGSTRAVDPRFLAPVLTLEAGLALFEGRLDDARQAVAEGMARLSASQEVWFAGPLVWHGLRAEADRAQQARVHRATGELEGARATGRDLLERLGRLAATLDPAAQTVHRTVAAYQLMSEAEWTRLEGRSSPDLWVEAAATWVALEQPYPATYAGWRLAEAYLATQARSAAAAQAVREAHAQAVGLGAEPLRREVEALAARAGIKLASPAGGTPPAQSMPPARSDPAAGSLAPLTPREVEVLRLVARAHTNREIADLLFISVKTAGVHVSHILEKLGLRSRVEASAYAQRAGLLDDPGA; encoded by the coding sequence GTGCCGGGACGGCAATCGAGCCCCGAGCTCATCGGGCGGACCGGCGAGCTCGGGCAGTTGGTGCGTGCCCTGGAGCGGGCGTCATCGGGGGCCGGCACCAGTGTCCTGCTGACCGGCGAGTCCGGGGTGGGCAAGACCCGGCTCCTCACCGAGTTCGTCGGCCAGGTGCGTGACCGGGCGACAGTCCTGGCGGGCGCCTGCCTGGATATCGCCGACGGGCCGCCCCCCTACTGGCCCGTCCTGGACGCGCTGGGCACCCTTCCCGAGGCCGTCGGCCTCCCCGGCATCCCGGGTACGGGCGCCCCCGATGTCTCCGTCGATGCCGGGTCCGCGCTGGATGCCGCCGGGCTGCAGCGGGCGCAGGAGCAGCGCTTCGCCCTCCTGCTCGAGGCCCTGCGGGCCGCCGCCCGGCGCCGCCCCGTGGTGCTGGTGATCGAGGACCTGCACTGGTCCGACCGGTCGACCCGGGACCTGCTCACATACCTGGGCGGCCACCTCCCGGGCACCGCGGTGCTCCTGATCCTCAGCTACCGGTCGGACGCGGTGGCCGCCGACCGGAGCCTGGTGACCTGGCTGGGGGAACGGCTGCGCGCCGGCACGGAGTTCATCGATCTTCCCCGCCTGACCCGGCCGGAGGTGACCGCCCAGCTGACCAGCATCCTCGGGGGGCCGCCCAAGCCGGAGATCGCCGACGCAGTCTGGATGGGCTCGGAGGGCAACGCCTTCTTCGCCGAGGAGATCCTGGCCGCCCTGGTCTCGGGCCGCTCCGAGATCCCGGCCACACTGCGCCAGGTGCTCTCCGGCCGCCTCGCCCTGCTGAGCGGCCCGGCGGCGCAGGCACTCGCGATGGTGAGCGCGGCGGGGTCGCCGGTCCGCCACGACCTGCTGGCCGCCATCGGCCTGATGAGCGAGGCCGACCTCCTCAAGGCGACCCGGGAGGCGGTGGAGCACCAGGTCCTCCTGGTGGACAGCCGCACCGGGGGCTACAGCTTCCGCCACGCCCTCCTGCGCGACTCGGTCGACGAGCAGCTGCTCCCGGCGGAGCGCACCACCCTCCACCGGCTGTGCGCCCAGGCGCTGGAGGCCGATCCGCAGCGCGCAGTGGGCTCAGCCCGGGCGGCCATTGCCGCCCACTGGTTCGCCGCCGGGGATCCGGAACGGGCGGTCCCCGCCCTCCTGGAGGCGGCCGCCGAAGCGGAGGCCGGCTCCGGCTTCGCCGAGGCCTGCCTGCTGCTGGAGCGGGCCCTCGGCCTCTGGGACCGGGCGCCGCGGGCCACGGGTGGGCTGGACCACGCCCAGGTGCTGCTGCAGGCGGCCGAGCTGGCCAACCTGGCCGGCGACCACGACCGCGCCGTCCAGCTGGCGGAGCGAGCGATCGACGTGCTGGGCCCCGACCAGCCCTCCGCCCGCTCGGCGGGTGCGTGGGAGCGCCTCGGGCGGTTCCAGTGGGACGCCGGCGCCAGCGAGGACGCCCTGGCCGCCTACCGGCGGGCGGCGGAGCTGACCGCCGCCGACCGGGAGAGCCCGGTCGGCGCCCGGGTGCTGGGTGCCCAGGCGAGCGCCCTCATGCTGGCCGGGCGCTACCAGGAGTCCCAGCCCGCTGCCGAGGAGGCCCTGGCCCTGGCCCGCCGCCTGGGGCTGCGCCGGGAGGAGGGCGAGGTGCTGGCCGTGCTGGGATTCGACCTCGCCTACCTGGGCAACCCGGCGGGCACGTCGCTCCTGCACGACGCCCGGGCGATCGCCGAGGCCGACGGGGACGCGGACGCCATCGCCCGTTCCTTCATCCACCTCGCCCGGCTGCTGTCCGAGCCGCTCAGCCTGTTCGACGAGGCGATCAGCGTCGCCGACGAGGGCATTGCCCGGGCGCGCGACCTCGGCCTGGAGCGGTTCCACGGCGCCGCCCTGCAGGCGCTGGCGGTCAACACCCTCTTCCGGGTCGGGCGCTGGGGGGAGGCGGGCCAGCGCCTCCAGGAGGCCTTCGACCGCAACCCGGAAGGGGCCGCAGCGCTCGACCTGGCGCTGGCCCGGGCCAAGATCTCCATGGCCACCGGCGACTTCGCCGGGGCTGCCGCCGACCTCCGGGCGGTGGCCGCAGGCTCGACCCGGGCGGTGGACCCCCGGTTTCTCGCCCCGGTCCTCACGCTCGAGGCCGGCCTCGCCCTGTTCGAAGGGCGCCTGGACGACGCCCGCCAGGCGGTGGCCGAGGGCATGGCCCGGCTCAGCGCCAGCCAGGAGGTGTGGTTCGCCGGGCCGCTGGTGTGGCACGGGCTCCGGGCGGAGGCCGACCGGGCGCAGCAGGCCCGGGTGCACCGCGCCACCGGCGAGCTGGAGGGTGCCCGGGCGACCGGGCGGGACCTGCTGGAGCGGCTGGGCCGCCTGGCGGCCACCCTCGATCCCGCCGCCCAGACTGTCCACCGCACCGTGGCTGCCTACCAGCTCATGTCCGAGGCGGAGTGGACCCGACTGGAGGGGCGCAGCTCGCCCGACCTGTGGGTCGAGGCGGCGGCCACCTGGGTGGCCCTGGAGCAGCCGTACCCGGCGACCTACGCCGGCTGGCGGCTCGCCGAGGCGTACCTTGCCACCCAGGCCCGCTCGGCGGCCGCAGCCCAGGCGGTGCGGGAGGCCCATGCCCAGGCGGTCGGCCTGGGCGCCGAACCGCTCCGGCGGGAGGTGGAGGCTCTGGCGGCCCGGGCGGGCATCAAGCTGGCCTCCCCCGCGGGCGGAACGCCGCCCGCCCAGAGCATGCCCCCGGCCCGCTCGGATCCCGCAGCCGGATCCCTGGCCCCCCTCACCCCGCGGGAGGTCGAGGTGCTCCGCCTGGTCGCCCGGGCGCACACCAACCGCGAGATCGCCGACCTGCTGTTCATCTCGGTGAAGACCGCCGGGGTCCACGTCTCCCACATCCTCGAGAAGCTGGGGCTGCGCAGCCGGGTGGAGGCCAGCGCCTACGCCCAGCGGGCGGGCCTGCTGGACGACCCGGGCGCCTGA
- a CDS encoding DUF5995 family protein, translating into MAPQQLVGAVFPAPSPYSAPPVAALADAIGRLEQIEAYAETHEPRGQHDGLACFSSVLHAVLCRVWEGVHIGTFDHPEFLAQLSVVLANRYLGALQANVVAASAVPDAWSALFERRSDAHVTQLQFAAAGVNAQVNFDLPLAVVDTCARLGCSPGSAPVLAACHELTRIYAEEMRATRTRFEHRWERLIEPAVLARVTAKINDWTVIADRAIACEAAQRLWELRSQRQAERAFVDRLDTIAAGLSRGVLIPVL; encoded by the coding sequence ATGGCACCTCAGCAACTGGTTGGAGCGGTCTTTCCCGCCCCCTCGCCGTACAGCGCCCCGCCCGTCGCCGCGCTGGCCGACGCCATCGGCCGCCTGGAGCAGATCGAGGCCTACGCCGAGACCCACGAGCCCCGGGGCCAGCACGACGGCCTGGCCTGCTTCAGCTCTGTGCTGCACGCGGTGCTCTGCCGGGTGTGGGAGGGCGTGCACATCGGCACCTTCGACCACCCCGAGTTCCTGGCCCAGCTCAGTGTCGTCCTCGCCAACCGGTACTTAGGGGCGCTCCAGGCGAATGTGGTCGCCGCCTCGGCGGTACCTGACGCCTGGTCGGCGCTCTTTGAACGCCGGTCCGACGCCCACGTCACCCAGCTCCAGTTCGCCGCCGCCGGCGTCAACGCCCAGGTCAACTTCGACCTGCCCCTGGCGGTCGTCGACACCTGCGCCCGGCTGGGCTGCTCGCCCGGCTCGGCCCCCGTCCTGGCCGCCTGCCACGAGCTCACCCGGATCTATGCCGAGGAGATGCGGGCCACCAGGACCCGGTTCGAGCACCGCTGGGAGCGCCTCATCGAGCCCGCGGTCCTGGCCCGGGTGACCGCCAAGATCAACGACTGGACGGTCATCGCCGACCGGGCAATCGCTTGCGAGGCCGCCCAGCGGCTGTGGGAGCTGCGCTCGCAGCGCCAGGCCGAGCGGGCGTTCGTCGACCGGTTGGACACCATCGCCGCCGGCCTGAGCCGGGGCGTGCTCATCCCCGTCCTCTAG
- a CDS encoding metalloregulator ArsR/SmtB family transcription factor, which produces MDVATAIEQCQYESMAKHLPVIGDPGASAEGCCSILAAPLQEADAAGLARGFAALADPARLRLFSLIAAQPEGEVCACALVEPLGRSQPTVSHHLKVLYEAGLVEREKRGSWVWYWVAPGRIAALRSALAEAGAPASAAR; this is translated from the coding sequence ATGGATGTTGCCACGGCCATCGAGCAGTGTCAATATGAATCCATGGCCAAGCACCTACCGGTCATCGGCGACCCGGGCGCGTCCGCCGAGGGCTGCTGCTCGATCCTCGCCGCACCGCTCCAGGAGGCGGACGCCGCCGGGCTGGCCCGGGGCTTTGCCGCCCTCGCCGACCCCGCCCGCCTGCGGCTGTTCAGCTTGATCGCGGCCCAGCCCGAGGGTGAGGTGTGCGCCTGCGCCCTGGTCGAGCCCCTCGGGCGCTCCCAGCCGACGGTGAGCCACCATCTGAAGGTCCTCTACGAGGCCGGGCTGGTGGAGCGGGAGAAGCGGGGAAGCTGGGTCTGGTACTGGGTGGCACCCGGCCGGATTGCGGCCCTCCGGTCGGCCCTGGCGGAGGCCGGCGCGCCGGCGAGCGCCGCCCGGTGA
- a CDS encoding IS1595 family transposase, protein MEFDRQFPDDAACLDWLVGYLYPVGVHCPTCEKVTKHHRVKTRTCFACQFCGHQEYPMKGTIFEGSSTSLRLWFYGIYLMASTRGGISAKQLERELGVSYPTAWRMFNKIRSLMGQDADAPMEGTIEMDEAYIGGKPRLGDVRNRQDARMWAEKKAKVFGMVQRQGQIAAHVVPSTRSATVMEHVEARVLPGSLVYTDESPIYTRAVPAAGYEHRRVHHAAKVYVDGDVHTQTIEGFWALFKGGLTGVYHSVSEKYLQDYVDEYVFRYNHRRVNVFEAILSRIEKAPDAPPGPPA, encoded by the coding sequence ATGGAATTCGACCGCCAGTTCCCCGACGATGCTGCCTGCCTCGACTGGCTGGTCGGCTACCTCTATCCGGTCGGGGTGCACTGCCCCACGTGCGAGAAGGTCACCAAGCATCACCGGGTGAAGACCCGCACCTGCTTTGCCTGCCAGTTCTGCGGGCACCAGGAGTACCCGATGAAGGGGACGATCTTCGAGGGCTCCTCCACATCCCTCAGGCTGTGGTTCTACGGGATCTACCTGATGGCAAGCACTCGTGGTGGGATCTCCGCCAAGCAACTTGAGCGCGAGCTCGGGGTGTCCTACCCGACCGCGTGGCGAATGTTCAACAAGATCCGCTCGCTGATGGGTCAGGACGCCGATGCCCCCATGGAGGGGACCATCGAGATGGACGAGGCCTACATCGGTGGCAAGCCACGGCTGGGCGACGTGCGCAACAGGCAGGACGCACGCATGTGGGCCGAGAAGAAAGCCAAGGTCTTCGGCATGGTCCAGCGGCAGGGGCAGATCGCGGCGCACGTCGTTCCGAGCACTCGCTCGGCAACGGTCATGGAGCATGTCGAGGCGCGGGTGCTTCCCGGCTCGCTGGTCTACACCGACGAGTCCCCGATCTACACCCGTGCGGTGCCTGCGGCTGGGTACGAGCACCGCCGGGTGCATCACGCGGCCAAGGTCTACGTGGACGGGGACGTGCACACCCAGACCATCGAGGGCTTCTGGGCTCTGTTCAAGGGGGGCCTGACCGGCGTCTACCACTCGGTATCTGAGAAGTACCTCCAGGACTACGTTGACGAGTACGTGTTCCGGTACAACCACCGGAGGGTCAACGTGTTTGAGGCGATTCTTTCCCGGATAGAGAAGGCTCCTGACGCCCCCCCTGGGCCGCCTGCTTGA
- a CDS encoding MIP/aquaporin family protein yields the protein MPTSRQIGIGQPHAGSPLASRLLAEFIGTALLVAAVVGSGIAASHLSPGDVGLQLFENAAATAAALVAIILALGPVSGAHLNPVVTLADRYFGGISSRDAGGYIAAQLAGGAMGSVVANLMFSLPAVEVSTKARSSGGLWFAEVVATFGLVLVIFGVVRSGRSTAAPFAVGAYIGGAYFFTASTSFANPAVTVARTLSDTFAGIRPSSAPGFIVAQLIGAALAVVSVRVLYPAMGRSAGDVILPHAAAGGGRG from the coding sequence ATGCCAACGAGTCGCCAGATCGGCATTGGGCAGCCCCACGCAGGCTCGCCGCTCGCCAGCCGCCTGCTCGCCGAGTTCATCGGCACCGCGCTACTGGTGGCAGCCGTGGTCGGTTCGGGCATCGCCGCCTCGCACCTCTCCCCAGGCGACGTCGGCCTGCAGCTCTTCGAGAACGCGGCGGCCACGGCAGCCGCCCTCGTGGCCATCATCCTGGCGCTGGGCCCGGTCTCCGGGGCGCACCTGAACCCGGTGGTCACCCTGGCCGACCGCTACTTCGGCGGCATCAGCTCCCGGGACGCCGGGGGCTACATCGCTGCCCAGCTCGCCGGTGGCGCGATGGGGTCGGTGGTGGCCAACCTCATGTTCTCGCTGCCGGCAGTCGAGGTGTCGACGAAAGCCCGCAGTTCCGGTGGCCTGTGGTTCGCCGAGGTGGTGGCCACCTTCGGGCTGGTGCTGGTCATCTTCGGGGTGGTGCGCTCCGGGCGGTCGACCGCCGCCCCGTTCGCCGTGGGCGCCTACATCGGCGGGGCCTACTTCTTCACCGCCTCCACCAGCTTCGCCAACCCGGCGGTGACCGTCGCCCGGACCCTGTCCGACACCTTCGCCGGGATCCGCCCCTCGTCCGCTCCCGGGTTCATCGTCGCCCAGCTGATCGGCGCCGCCCTGGCGGTGGTCAGCGTCCGGGTCCTGTACCCGGCCATGGGGCGCAGCGCCGGCGACGTCATCCTCCCGCACGCCGCCGCCGGCGGGGGCCGGGGCTGA
- a CDS encoding arsenate reductase ArsC, whose product MSDTPEVLFVCVHNGGRSQIAAGFLQHYAGDRVRVRSGGSAPEDQVNPLVVAAMAEAGIDISAEVPKKVTDAAVEAADVVVTMGCGDACPFIPGKRYEDWDLSDPSGTTIEEIRPIRDDIECRVIALLDELVGAQTGEGAISNG is encoded by the coding sequence GTGAGCGACACCCCGGAGGTGCTGTTCGTGTGCGTCCACAACGGCGGGCGCTCCCAGATCGCGGCGGGCTTCCTGCAGCACTACGCCGGCGACCGGGTGCGCGTCCGTTCCGGGGGCTCCGCCCCTGAGGATCAGGTCAACCCCCTGGTGGTGGCCGCCATGGCGGAGGCCGGGATCGACATCTCCGCCGAGGTGCCGAAGAAGGTGACCGACGCGGCGGTGGAGGCGGCCGACGTGGTGGTCACCATGGGCTGCGGCGATGCCTGCCCCTTCATCCCCGGCAAACGCTACGAGGACTGGGATCTCAGCGACCCGTCCGGCACGACCATCGAGGAGATTCGCCCCATCCGCGACGACATTGAGTGCCGGGTTATCGCCCTGCTCGACGAACTGGTCGGGGCGCAGACCGGGGAAGGAGCCATCAGCAATGGATGA
- the arsM gene encoding arsenite methyltransferase, whose translation MDDRTVREAVRTRYAELAVLASTQAVSCCGEGEACFGTAGYSGAELADLPEAAALASLGCGNPTAVAELGEGEVVLDLGSGGGIDVILSARRVGPAGRAYGLDMTDEMLALARANAAEAGIANVEFLKGHIEAIPLPDASVDVVISNCVINLSPDKGAVLAEVARVLRPGGRFAVSDVIADPDLDEATRADMAAWTGCIAGALTADSYRGLLAAAGLGDVEIRETHRVHPQAGSAVIRARKPGGGLPAPPATGRA comes from the coding sequence ATGGATGACCGCACTGTGCGGGAGGCAGTCCGAACCCGCTACGCAGAACTCGCCGTGCTGGCCTCCACGCAGGCGGTGAGCTGCTGCGGGGAGGGTGAGGCCTGCTTCGGCACCGCCGGCTACTCCGGCGCCGAGCTGGCCGACCTCCCGGAGGCCGCCGCCCTGGCCTCCCTGGGCTGCGGCAACCCCACCGCCGTGGCCGAGCTGGGCGAGGGCGAGGTGGTCCTGGACCTGGGGTCGGGCGGAGGCATCGACGTCATCCTCTCTGCCCGCCGGGTCGGGCCGGCCGGCAGGGCCTACGGGCTCGACATGACCGACGAGATGCTGGCCCTGGCCCGGGCCAACGCCGCCGAGGCGGGGATCGCCAACGTAGAGTTCCTGAAGGGTCACATCGAGGCCATACCGCTGCCCGACGCCAGCGTGGATGTGGTGATCTCCAACTGCGTCATCAACCTGTCCCCGGACAAGGGCGCCGTGCTGGCCGAGGTGGCCCGGGTGCTGCGCCCCGGGGGCCGCTTCGCCGTCAGCGACGTCATCGCCGATCCCGACCTCGACGAGGCCACCCGGGCGGACATGGCGGCCTGGACCGGCTGCATCGCCGGCGCCCTCACCGCCGACTCCTACCGGGGGCTCCTGGCGGCGGCCGGCCTGGGCGACGTGGAGATCCGGGAGACCCACCGGGTCCACCCGCAGGCGGGCTCGGCCGTCATCCGGGCGCGCAAGCCGGGCGGCGGCCTCCCCGCCCCGCCCGCTACCGGGCGGGCATAA
- a CDS encoding carbamoyltransferase C-terminal domain-containing protein has translation MNILGLNCLAHDTAAALVMDGQVVAFVEEERLSREKHTWKFPDLAIGWCLETGGLEMADIDVVTFDYRPALDYARGMAFDILPHLPRSAKHWAKQTYVDGRHVWKARDFRRRHGFHKEIRFLGHHDTHGAAAFLTSPYDRAVTLSIDRGGDYLSTAAFLCEGTSMRTIHQVRHPHSLGELYSAVTWWLGFKPNYDEGKTMGLASFGRPTYLDDFRSMVRLLDGGDFRIDLSWAGWHTERGWVSPRFLTRFGPPRPPGEPLTAHHEDVAYGVQAVTEEVALHLARWAYRESGGTKSLCLAGGVALNSVMNARLLVDGPFDEVFIPAPCGDAGNAIGGALAAWHHDTGKPRDWQMEHAYLGPAFTDAQIRRALDERKLTYREVADPADAAAELLARGRITGWFQGRAEVGPRALGNRSILADPRPDHMKDTINAEVKHREPFRPFAPSVLAEEAPQWFEPVAPSPFMLLCLPVRPERQKEVPAITHVDGTGRLQTVTESANPLFRRLIESFHRRTGVPMVLNTSFNDQGEPIVSSPGEAVRTYFSTGLDALVIGNYVLEKVRPAPTAGPPSDPG, from the coding sequence GTGAACATCCTCGGTCTGAACTGCCTCGCCCACGACACGGCGGCGGCGCTCGTGATGGACGGCCAGGTGGTGGCCTTCGTCGAGGAGGAGCGCCTCAGCCGGGAGAAGCACACCTGGAAGTTCCCCGACCTCGCCATCGGCTGGTGCCTGGAAACCGGCGGCCTCGAGATGGCGGACATCGACGTCGTCACCTTCGACTACCGCCCCGCCCTCGACTACGCCCGGGGGATGGCCTTCGACATCCTGCCCCACCTGCCCCGCTCGGCCAAGCACTGGGCCAAGCAGACCTACGTGGACGGCCGCCACGTCTGGAAGGCGCGGGACTTTCGCCGGCGGCACGGCTTCCACAAGGAGATCCGGTTCCTCGGCCACCATGACACCCACGGGGCGGCGGCGTTCCTGACCTCGCCCTACGACCGGGCGGTCACGCTCAGCATCGACCGGGGCGGTGACTACCTGTCCACCGCCGCCTTCCTGTGCGAGGGCACGAGCATGCGCACCATCCACCAGGTGCGCCACCCCCACTCCCTGGGTGAGCTGTACTCGGCGGTCACCTGGTGGCTCGGGTTCAAGCCCAACTACGACGAAGGCAAGACCATGGGCCTGGCGTCGTTCGGGCGGCCCACCTACCTGGACGACTTCCGCTCGATGGTGCGCCTCCTGGACGGCGGCGACTTCCGCATCGACTTGTCCTGGGCGGGCTGGCACACCGAGCGGGGCTGGGTCTCGCCCCGGTTCCTCACGCGCTTCGGCCCGCCCCGCCCGCCGGGGGAGCCGCTGACCGCCCACCACGAGGATGTGGCCTACGGGGTGCAGGCGGTCACCGAGGAGGTGGCCCTGCATCTGGCCCGCTGGGCCTACCGGGAGTCGGGCGGCACCAAATCCCTGTGCCTGGCTGGGGGCGTGGCCCTGAACTCGGTGATGAACGCCCGGCTACTGGTGGACGGCCCCTTCGACGAGGTCTTTATCCCGGCGCCGTGCGGCGATGCGGGCAATGCGATCGGGGGCGCGCTCGCCGCCTGGCACCACGACACCGGCAAGCCCCGGGACTGGCAGATGGAGCACGCCTACCTGGGGCCGGCCTTCACCGACGCCCAGATCCGCCGGGCGCTGGACGAACGCAAGCTGACCTACCGGGAGGTGGCGGACCCGGCCGACGCCGCCGCCGAGCTGCTGGCTCGGGGCCGGATCACCGGATGGTTCCAGGGGCGGGCCGAGGTGGGGCCCCGGGCCTTGGGGAACCGGTCGATCCTGGCCGACCCCCGGCCGGACCACATGAAGGACACCATCAACGCCGAGGTGAAACACCGGGAGCCCTTCCGGCCGTTCGCGCCCTCGGTGCTGGCCGAGGAGGCGCCCCAGTGGTTCGAGCCCGTGGCGCCCTCGCCGTTCATGCTGCTCTGCCTGCCGGTCCGTCCGGAACGCCAGAAGGAGGTGCCCGCCATCACCCATGTGGACGGCACCGGCCGCCTGCAGACCGTCACCGAGTCCGCCAACCCGCTGTTCCGCCGGCTCATCGAGTCGTTCCACCGGCGCACCGGGGTCCCTATGGTGCTGAACACCTCGTTCAATGACCAGGGCGAACCCATCGTGAGCTCGCCCGGCGAGGCCGTGCGCACCTACTTCTCCACCGGCCTGGACGCCCTGGTGATCGGGAACTACGTCCTGGAAAAGGTGCGGCCGGCTCCGACGGCTGGGCCGCCATCGGACCCAGGCTGA